Proteins co-encoded in one Neoarius graeffei isolate fNeoGra1 chromosome 11, fNeoGra1.pri, whole genome shotgun sequence genomic window:
- the fam167aa gene encoding protein FAM167A, with protein sequence MSIKMMPVLQTLMVTLNNPDEDRSVSMTQDDHLSRLKALAEKLHLETKKPSYKEWRFQLESQRTKALETSVAVKEGHIQSWNSLKWTKSSVDFPVNKLQRHPPERLKGFGSVTETLERLRKELREMRVQDQQLALQLMRLHGDLNKLKIEQACKQHRKMLNDATFELEERYEMLDLLCDVPVTSGFSLSAPLKLIGITKMNISSRRFSLC encoded by the exons ATGTCCATAAAGATGATGCCCGTCCTACAGACTCTGATGGTAACCCTGAACAATCCAGATGAGGACAGGAGTGTTTCAATGACTCAGGATGACCATCTCTCCAGGTTGAAGGCTTTGGCTGAGAAGCTACACCTTGAGACAAAGAAGCCTTCATATAAGGAGTGGAGATTTCAGCTAGAGAGCCAGAGAACCAAAGCTCTGGAGACCTCAGTGGCGGTTAAAGAAGGACACATACAATCCTGGAATTCTCTGAAGTGGACAAAATCATCAGTGGACTTTCCTGTAAACAAGCTACAAAGGCATCCACCTGAGAGACTGAAAGGGTTTGGAAGCGTTACTGAGACACTGGAAAGGCTTAGAAAAGAGTTG AGGGAGATGCGTGTACAGGACCAGCAGCTAGCTCTCCAGCTTATGCGTCTACACGGTGATCTTAACAAGCTCAAAATTGAGCAGGCATGTAAACAGCATCGGAAGATGTTAAATGATGCTACATTTGAGCTGGAGGAGCGCTATGAGATGTTGGACCTGCTTTGTGATGTTCCTGTCACCTCGGGATTCAGCCTCTCCGCACCGCTTAAGCTCATTGGCATCACGAAGATGAACATCAGCTCCCGTCGCTTCTCCCTGTGCTAA